One window of Amaranthus tricolor cultivar Red isolate AtriRed21 chromosome 13, ASM2621246v1, whole genome shotgun sequence genomic DNA carries:
- the LOC130798280 gene encoding 60S ribosomal protein L2, mitochondrial-like — protein sequence MAFLRLRTITTTAVLPTLRRTFSSSPTSLTETKSPSMADYLLTHDLASQIGTSMPISMMRIGTIIHNIELRPNEGGKLVRSAGTSAKILKEPSSARRVLVRLPSGVDKLIDTRCRATIGSVSNPSHSAKKLKKAGNSRWLGRRPVVRGVAMNPIDHPHGGGEGKSKGHHSVSPWGKPTKGGYKTACPKKKNRLI from the coding sequence ATGGCGTTTCTCCGACTACGCACAATCACAACCACCGCTGTCTTACCAACTCTCCGTCGTACTTTTTCTTCATCTCCAACCTCCCTAACCGAAACTAAATCCCCTTCAATGGCGGACTATCTCTTAACCCACGATCTCGCTTCTCAAATTGGCACTTCTATGCCCATTTCCATGATGCGAATCGGAACTATCATTCACAACATTGAACTCCGTCCAAATGAAGGAGGAAAACTCGTACGTTCTGCCGGAACTTCAGCTAAGATTCTGAAAGAACCCTCTTCTGCACGTCGCGTTCTAGTCCGTCTACCTTCTGGGGTTGACAAGCTGATTGATACTCGTTGTCGGGCTACAATTGGGTCGGTTTCTAACCCGTCTCATAGTGCGAAGAAGTTAAAGAAAGCTGGGAATAGTAGGTGGCTTGGAAGAAGACCAGTTGTTAGAGGTGTTGCAATGAATCCAATTGATCATCCTCATGGTGGTGGTGAAGGTAAAAGTAAAGGGCATCATTCTGTTTCTCCTTGGGGTAAACCTACCAAAGGCGGGTATAAGACTGCTTGCCCTAAGAAGAAGAATCGCCTCATTTAA